A genomic stretch from Telopea speciosissima isolate NSW1024214 ecotype Mountain lineage chromosome 7, Tspe_v1, whole genome shotgun sequence includes:
- the LOC122667750 gene encoding putative kinase-like protein TMKL1 produces the protein MASLQLYSLCIVLFYSLSSATLFASSSDVSLVLGKIKPSLQGSVENIMLSSWNYSVPLCQWRGLHWVFSNGSLLRCDEVSSPQRTNISLFRDPALQLYSLQLPSAGLSGEIPREIVEFSSLQSLYLGVNSLNGNVPLELGYSPSLSDVDLSGNSLNGSLPPSIWNLCDRLVSLRLHGNNLSGPLPEPELPNSTCGALQVLDLSDNQFSGEFPEFVTGFHGLKELDLADNSFSGSIPESLAGLNLERLNLSYNNFSGVLPTLGESKFDAQVFEGNNPGLCGSPLGSCRESSGISSGGIAALVIGLMTAAVVLASLLIGYVQGKRRKNRGVNEDDLEEGQEEETGDNSDGKLLLFQGGEHLTLEDVLNATGQVMEKTTYGTVYKAKLADGGTIALRLLREGSCKDRSSCQPVIKQLGRIRHENLVPLRAFYQGQRGEKLLIYDYLPNKTLHDLLHETRAGKPMLNWARRHKIALCIARGLAYLHTGMEVPVIHGNIRSKNVLVDDFFVARLTEFGLDKMMVPAVADEIVAVAKTDGYKASELQKMKKCNPRTDVYAYGILLLEILIGKKPGKDARGGQFVDLPSIVKVAVLEETTMEVFDVEVLKGIRSPMEEGLVQALKLAMGCCAPVASVRPTIDEVVKQLEENRPRNRSALYSPTESRSDIGTPF, from the exons ATGGCGTCTCTGCAGCTTTACTCACTCTGCATTGTCCTCTTCTACTCCCTTTCCTCTGCTACTCTCTTTGCTTCCTCTTCGGACGTTTCCCTTGTCTTGGGCAAGATCAAACCTTCACTTCAGGGTAGTGTGGAGAATATAATGCTCTCTTCCTGGAACTACTCCGTTCCTCTCTGTCAATGGAGAGGTCTTCACTGGGTTTTCTCTAATGGGTCTCTTCTTCGATGCGACGAGGTCTCCTCCCCTCAACGGACCAACATTTCACTCTTTAGAGATCCGGCTCTCCAACTCTACTCACTTCAGCTCCCATCTGCTGGTCTCTCCGGTGAAATCCCTAGAGAAATCGTTGAGTTCTCGTCACTGCAGAGTCTATACCTTGGAGTCAACTCGCTTAATGGTAACGTCCCTCTCGAGCTCGGCTACAGCCCTTCGCTCTCAGATGTTGATTTAAGCGGCAACTCCTTAAATGGGTCTCTCCCTCCTTCAATCTGGAATCTCTGTGATCGACTTGTTTCGCTTCGGCTTCACGGTAATAATCTTTCTGGTCCTCTTCCTGAACCAGAGTTACCCAACTCGACTTGTGGCGCTTTACAGGTCTTGGATTTGAGTGACAACCAGTTTTCAGGAGAATTTCCAGAATTTGTAACTGGGTTTCATGGTCTCAAAGAGCTCGATCTCGCGGATAACTCCTTTTCGGGTTCGATTCCGGAGAGTCTAGCTGGACTGAACCTTGAAAGATTGAATCTTTCTTATAACAACTTCAGTGGGGTTTTGCCGACACTAGGGGAGTCCAAGTTTGATGCCCAGGTTTTTGAAGGAAACAATCCTGGACTATGTGGGTCTCCTCTGGGGAGTTGCAGGGAAAGCTCTGGTATTAGCTCTGGTGGCATTGCGGCCCTTGTAATCGGCCTGATGACTGCTGCTGTAGTGTTAGCTTCATTGCTAATTGGGTATGTGCAGGGTAAGAGGAGGAAGAACAGGGGAGTAAATGAAGATGACTTAGAGGAAGGACAAGAAGAGGAGACTGGTGATAATAGTGATGGAAAGCTTCTTCTATTTCAGGGTGGAGAGCATTTGACGTTAGAGGATGTACTAAATGCTACTGGTCAGGTGATGGAGAAAACGACCTATGGAACTGTCTATAAGGCTAAGCTTGCGGATGGAGGTACCATTGCTCTGAGACTGCTCAGAGAAGGTAGTTGCAAGGATAGAAGTTCATGCCAACCAGTGATAAAGCAGCTTGGCCGAATCCGACATGAAAACTTGGTGCCACTTCGAGCTTTCTATCAAGGACAGAGAGGAGAGAAGCTCCTCATCTACGACTACCTCCCAAACAAGACCCTCCATGATCTTTTACATG AAACTAGAGCAGGGAAGCCTATGTTGAACTGGGCCCGGCGGCACAAAATTGCGTTGTGTATCGCCAGAGGTCTTGCATACCTGCACACAGGCATGGAGGTGCCCGTAATCCATGGGAATATTAGATCAAAAAATGTCCTAGTCGATGACTTTTTCGTGGCGAGGCTGACCGAATTTGGTCTGGACAAGATGATGGTACCTGCTGTAGCTGATGAAATTGTGGCAGTCGCCAAGACCGATGGCTACAAAGCTTCGGAATtacagaagatgaagaagtgcAATCCGAGGACAGATGTGTATGCATATGGGATCTTGTTGTTGGAGATTTTGATAGGAAAGAAGCCTGGTAAGGATGCGAGGGGTGGACAGTTTGTCGACTTGCCATCCATAGTGAAGGTGGCAGTGTTGGAGGAGACGACCATGGAGGTTTTTGATGTGGAGGTATTGAAGGGGATAAGAAGTCCAATGGAGGAAGGCTTGGTTCAGGCATTGAAGCTTGCAATGGGTTGCTGTGCTCCTGTGGCGTCAGTTAGACCTACCATTGATGAAGTTGTTAAGCAGTTGGAAGAGAACAGACCCAGGAATAGATCTGCATTGTACAGCCCAACGGAATCAAGGAGTGACATAGGTACCCCTTTTTAA